Proteins from one Malaya genurostris strain Urasoe2022 chromosome 2, Malgen_1.1, whole genome shotgun sequence genomic window:
- the LOC131428510 gene encoding A-kinase anchor protein 17A isoform X2 — protein sequence MIQTIQDVSDCVPLYLPHSLYLKPSSKLNISVALPNAITGKSISNYEVMEKMRQMIIPDKFAILKVSKSTVGFIRFEGELEDRSKMRHVLGRLDGRPIRLAGFSESVKLRASEAKDDFPTRHDWDSFFRDARNMDEMKPGERPDTVHFSNLPIKWFCPRHQENDNDAKPSESIFKRIFERFGDVRCVDIPICDPYRAQMKSHMSGMQKFNFEQEMYFEGYVQFSEYVGFVKAMDEFRGMKLVRKEGDKNMAVSISVDFDRTKHLSDSSIKKRKVVRERLIAVDREKEEEEKKRVAEEEAKKERERKRQEDLRKADELKRMQREQRRKEKHLQKLRQRETDEISVKILQEERKLMETQRKLESIRLLDALFDRIKVKQTLLAGKTVKEDTAAKVSGLTNKKADKMKAAQEKEMVKLRQRVKSVKDGNLLKNFLGTTGRTSVARSRSPSINTISSDDSILNDHPMDARKKKKKKMSDSDLSSTNSEESDKNEDEETHDEAAVAAVAYPPGPPALPPGAYPGMYPGFDWAAMSYAYAYDPFYAQRAGYYANAMAYRGFRGAPRAPRFPRGRGRGVYRGRGYDYYREKDDYGDYDYNERERERDRNRSRTRSYSRSRSRSRSRSRRRRTRSRSRSRSRDRSRSRGSRSRSRSSRSRSRSSSRSRSNRRSRTRSERSRSNSRRSESKSLKTVQASKPTSKHLASTIRNTRSRSKSHSRTRSKSRSRSRYRHRSKNRHRSHHRRTHSKEQEDEPVPESFKKHRIVLQTDKLVKSAKEIEEEVREHIRKQQEEEERQQNEIISNDTEAHTAVEMVETSNKKSKNSHESRTRSSSKRRTRSKSVEKRLSKRRSRSKSKTPANSSVKRRQRKDSARSPEKSSRGKHRRDSTSSTSSEKVERGQNHSSEIKRNRKGRSNSQRSDRRRTNRSKDSPRRRENSP from the exons atgatacAGACCATACAAGATGTCAGCGATTGCGTTCCGTTGTATCTGCCGCATAGCCTCTACCTCAAACCATCGTCAAAACTTAATATATCGGTGGCCTTGCCGAACGCTATCACCGGTAAATCCATCTCCAACTACGAGGTCATGGAGAAAATGCGTCAGATGATTATACCCGACAAATTTGCGATTCTAAAG GTATCCAAAAGCACTGTCGGTTTCATTCGTTTCGAGGGAGAGCTAGAGGATCGTAGCAAAATGCGTCATGTTTTAGGACGACTTGATGGGCGGCCTATTCGTTTGGCCGGATTCAGTGAATCGGTAAAGTTGAGAGCATCGGAAGCGAAAGACGATTTCCCGACTCGGCATGATTGGGATTCGTTCTTTCGCGATGCTCGAAACATGGATGAAATGAAACCAGGCGAGCGCCCGGACACCGTTCACTTTTCCAATCTGCCGATCAAGTGGTTTTGTCCTAGACACCAGGAGAATGACAACGATGCTAAGCCAAGCGAAAGCATTTTCAAGCGAATATTCGAAAGGTTTGGTGACGTTCGCTGTGTGGATATTCCTATTTGTGACCCATACCGAGCACAAATGAAATCGCACATGTCTGGAATGCAGAAGTTCAATTTTGAGCAGGAGATGTATTTTGAGGG ATACGTTCAATTCAGTGAGTATGTGGGATTCGTGAAGGCAATGGATGAATTTCGCGGCATGAAGCTGGTACGAAAGGAAGGCGACAAAAACATGGCAGTATCCATTTCAGTTGACTTCGATCGCACCAAACATCTGAGTGATTCATCAatcaaaaaacgaaaagtggtccGCGAACGTTTGATTGCGGTTGATCGAgaaaaggaagaagaagaaaaaaagagaGTCGCTGAGGAGGAAGCCAAGAAAGAACGCGAAAG AAAGCGCCAGGAGGATCTGCGTAAAGCGGACGAACTCAAGCGAATGCAACGCGAGCAGCGTCGAAAGGAGAAGCATTTGCAGAAACTACGGCAGCGCGAAACCGACGAGATTAGCGTGAAAATACTTCAAGAAGAGCGGAAGTTGATGGAGACGCAGCGAAAACTGGAGAGTATTCGATTGCTGGATGCCCTTTTTGATAGAATAAAG GTAAAACAAACCTTACTCGCGGGTAAAACAGTCAAAGAAGACACTGCCGCTAAAGTTTCTGGACTGACTAATAAAAAAGCTGATAAGATGAAAGCAGCTCAGGAAAAAGAAATGGTGAAATTGCGGCAACGAGTAAAAAGTGTTAAAGACGGTAATTTGCTAAAAAATTTTCTGGGAACTACGGGTCGCACTTCTGTTGCCCGGTCTCGGTCGCCTAGCATTAATACTATCAGTTCGGACGATAGTATACTGAATGACCATCCCATGGACGcaaggaagaagaaaaagaagaaaatgtCTGATTCTGACCTTAGTTCAACGAACTCAGAAGAATCCGATAAAAATGAAGACGAAGAGACTCACGATGAAGccgctgttgctgctgttgcatATCCTCCCGGCCCTCCAGCATTACCACCGGGAGCCTACCCCGGAATGTATCCAGGATTCGATTGGGCAGCAATGAGCTACGCTTATGCATACGATCCATTCTATGCTCAGCGTGCTGGGTATTATGCAAATGCTATGGCATACCGTGGATTTCGGGGTGCTCCACGAGCGCCAAGATTTCCCAGAGGACGCGGTAGAGGTGTTTACCGTGGTCGTGGTTACGACTACTATCGCGAAAAAGATGATTATGGTGACTACGATTACAATGAGCGTGAGCGTGAACGGGATCGAAATCGGTCAAGAACAAGATCTTATTCGAGATCAAGATCTAGATCTCGATCAAGATCCCGTCGTAGAAGAACACGCAGCAGAAGTCGGAGCCGTTCTCGCGATCGAAGCAGATCTCGGGGCTCCCGAAGTCGATCCCGGTCTTCGAGATCCAGATCTAGGTCGAGTTCAAGATCTAGATCTAATCGACGGTCCAGAACAAGATCAGAACGATCACGTTCAAATTCCCGTCGTTCGGAATCAAAATCATTGAAAACGGTGCAAGCGTCTAAACCTACGTCAAAGCATCTTGCTTCTACAATAAGAAACACGCGATCGCGATCTAAATCTCACTCTAGAACACGATCTAAGTCGCGATCCAGGTCCAGATATCGCCACCGTTCAAAAAATCGCCATCGCTCGCATCATCGCCGTACTCATTCAAAGGAACAGGAAGATGAACCCGTTCCCGAATCGTTCAAAAAGCATCGAATTGTACTGCAAACAGATAAATTAGTGAAAAGTGCAAAAGAAATAGAGGAAGAAGTACGAGAACATATTCGTAAACAGCAGGAAGAGGAAGAGCGTCAACAGAACGAAATAATATCAAATGATACCGAAGCACATACTGCAGTAGAAATGGTAGAAACTAGCAATAAAAAGTCTAAGAACTCGCATGAATCACGTACACGATCTTCATCGAAGAGACGGACGCGATCGAAGTCAGTCGAAAAACGGTTATCCAAACGACGTTCCAGATCAAAAAGCAAAACTCCAGCGAATTCTTCGGTCAAACGAAGACAACGGAAGGATTCTGCCAGATCGCCGGAGAAAAGTTCCCGAGGAAAGCATCGGCGTGATTCAACATCATCCACATCTTCTGAGAAGGTCGAAAGAGGTCAAAATCATAGTAGTGAAATCAAACGAAACAGAAAAGGGCGCTCGAACTCACAGCGTTCTGATCGAAGGCGTACGAATCGTTCGAAGGACAGTCCAAGACGACGCGAAAATAGTCCGTGA
- the LOC131428510 gene encoding A-kinase anchor protein 17A isoform X1 — protein sequence MIQTIQDVSDCVPLYLPHSLYLKPSSKLNISVALPNAITGKSISNYEVMEKMRQMIIPDKFAILKIRFLSKVSKSTVGFIRFEGELEDRSKMRHVLGRLDGRPIRLAGFSESVKLRASEAKDDFPTRHDWDSFFRDARNMDEMKPGERPDTVHFSNLPIKWFCPRHQENDNDAKPSESIFKRIFERFGDVRCVDIPICDPYRAQMKSHMSGMQKFNFEQEMYFEGYVQFSEYVGFVKAMDEFRGMKLVRKEGDKNMAVSISVDFDRTKHLSDSSIKKRKVVRERLIAVDREKEEEEKKRVAEEEAKKERERKRQEDLRKADELKRMQREQRRKEKHLQKLRQRETDEISVKILQEERKLMETQRKLESIRLLDALFDRIKVKQTLLAGKTVKEDTAAKVSGLTNKKADKMKAAQEKEMVKLRQRVKSVKDGNLLKNFLGTTGRTSVARSRSPSINTISSDDSILNDHPMDARKKKKKKMSDSDLSSTNSEESDKNEDEETHDEAAVAAVAYPPGPPALPPGAYPGMYPGFDWAAMSYAYAYDPFYAQRAGYYANAMAYRGFRGAPRAPRFPRGRGRGVYRGRGYDYYREKDDYGDYDYNERERERDRNRSRTRSYSRSRSRSRSRSRRRRTRSRSRSRSRDRSRSRGSRSRSRSSRSRSRSSSRSRSNRRSRTRSERSRSNSRRSESKSLKTVQASKPTSKHLASTIRNTRSRSKSHSRTRSKSRSRSRYRHRSKNRHRSHHRRTHSKEQEDEPVPESFKKHRIVLQTDKLVKSAKEIEEEVREHIRKQQEEEERQQNEIISNDTEAHTAVEMVETSNKKSKNSHESRTRSSSKRRTRSKSVEKRLSKRRSRSKSKTPANSSVKRRQRKDSARSPEKSSRGKHRRDSTSSTSSEKVERGQNHSSEIKRNRKGRSNSQRSDRRRTNRSKDSPRRRENSP from the exons atgatacAGACCATACAAGATGTCAGCGATTGCGTTCCGTTGTATCTGCCGCATAGCCTCTACCTCAAACCATCGTCAAAACTTAATATATCGGTGGCCTTGCCGAACGCTATCACCGGTAAATCCATCTCCAACTACGAGGTCATGGAGAAAATGCGTCAGATGATTATACCCGACAAATTTGCGATTCTAAAG ATTCGTTTTTTATCAAAGGTATCCAAAAGCACTGTCGGTTTCATTCGTTTCGAGGGAGAGCTAGAGGATCGTAGCAAAATGCGTCATGTTTTAGGACGACTTGATGGGCGGCCTATTCGTTTGGCCGGATTCAGTGAATCGGTAAAGTTGAGAGCATCGGAAGCGAAAGACGATTTCCCGACTCGGCATGATTGGGATTCGTTCTTTCGCGATGCTCGAAACATGGATGAAATGAAACCAGGCGAGCGCCCGGACACCGTTCACTTTTCCAATCTGCCGATCAAGTGGTTTTGTCCTAGACACCAGGAGAATGACAACGATGCTAAGCCAAGCGAAAGCATTTTCAAGCGAATATTCGAAAGGTTTGGTGACGTTCGCTGTGTGGATATTCCTATTTGTGACCCATACCGAGCACAAATGAAATCGCACATGTCTGGAATGCAGAAGTTCAATTTTGAGCAGGAGATGTATTTTGAGGG ATACGTTCAATTCAGTGAGTATGTGGGATTCGTGAAGGCAATGGATGAATTTCGCGGCATGAAGCTGGTACGAAAGGAAGGCGACAAAAACATGGCAGTATCCATTTCAGTTGACTTCGATCGCACCAAACATCTGAGTGATTCATCAatcaaaaaacgaaaagtggtccGCGAACGTTTGATTGCGGTTGATCGAgaaaaggaagaagaagaaaaaaagagaGTCGCTGAGGAGGAAGCCAAGAAAGAACGCGAAAG AAAGCGCCAGGAGGATCTGCGTAAAGCGGACGAACTCAAGCGAATGCAACGCGAGCAGCGTCGAAAGGAGAAGCATTTGCAGAAACTACGGCAGCGCGAAACCGACGAGATTAGCGTGAAAATACTTCAAGAAGAGCGGAAGTTGATGGAGACGCAGCGAAAACTGGAGAGTATTCGATTGCTGGATGCCCTTTTTGATAGAATAAAG GTAAAACAAACCTTACTCGCGGGTAAAACAGTCAAAGAAGACACTGCCGCTAAAGTTTCTGGACTGACTAATAAAAAAGCTGATAAGATGAAAGCAGCTCAGGAAAAAGAAATGGTGAAATTGCGGCAACGAGTAAAAAGTGTTAAAGACGGTAATTTGCTAAAAAATTTTCTGGGAACTACGGGTCGCACTTCTGTTGCCCGGTCTCGGTCGCCTAGCATTAATACTATCAGTTCGGACGATAGTATACTGAATGACCATCCCATGGACGcaaggaagaagaaaaagaagaaaatgtCTGATTCTGACCTTAGTTCAACGAACTCAGAAGAATCCGATAAAAATGAAGACGAAGAGACTCACGATGAAGccgctgttgctgctgttgcatATCCTCCCGGCCCTCCAGCATTACCACCGGGAGCCTACCCCGGAATGTATCCAGGATTCGATTGGGCAGCAATGAGCTACGCTTATGCATACGATCCATTCTATGCTCAGCGTGCTGGGTATTATGCAAATGCTATGGCATACCGTGGATTTCGGGGTGCTCCACGAGCGCCAAGATTTCCCAGAGGACGCGGTAGAGGTGTTTACCGTGGTCGTGGTTACGACTACTATCGCGAAAAAGATGATTATGGTGACTACGATTACAATGAGCGTGAGCGTGAACGGGATCGAAATCGGTCAAGAACAAGATCTTATTCGAGATCAAGATCTAGATCTCGATCAAGATCCCGTCGTAGAAGAACACGCAGCAGAAGTCGGAGCCGTTCTCGCGATCGAAGCAGATCTCGGGGCTCCCGAAGTCGATCCCGGTCTTCGAGATCCAGATCTAGGTCGAGTTCAAGATCTAGATCTAATCGACGGTCCAGAACAAGATCAGAACGATCACGTTCAAATTCCCGTCGTTCGGAATCAAAATCATTGAAAACGGTGCAAGCGTCTAAACCTACGTCAAAGCATCTTGCTTCTACAATAAGAAACACGCGATCGCGATCTAAATCTCACTCTAGAACACGATCTAAGTCGCGATCCAGGTCCAGATATCGCCACCGTTCAAAAAATCGCCATCGCTCGCATCATCGCCGTACTCATTCAAAGGAACAGGAAGATGAACCCGTTCCCGAATCGTTCAAAAAGCATCGAATTGTACTGCAAACAGATAAATTAGTGAAAAGTGCAAAAGAAATAGAGGAAGAAGTACGAGAACATATTCGTAAACAGCAGGAAGAGGAAGAGCGTCAACAGAACGAAATAATATCAAATGATACCGAAGCACATACTGCAGTAGAAATGGTAGAAACTAGCAATAAAAAGTCTAAGAACTCGCATGAATCACGTACACGATCTTCATCGAAGAGACGGACGCGATCGAAGTCAGTCGAAAAACGGTTATCCAAACGACGTTCCAGATCAAAAAGCAAAACTCCAGCGAATTCTTCGGTCAAACGAAGACAACGGAAGGATTCTGCCAGATCGCCGGAGAAAAGTTCCCGAGGAAAGCATCGGCGTGATTCAACATCATCCACATCTTCTGAGAAGGTCGAAAGAGGTCAAAATCATAGTAGTGAAATCAAACGAAACAGAAAAGGGCGCTCGAACTCACAGCGTTCTGATCGAAGGCGTACGAATCGTTCGAAGGACAGTCCAAGACGACGCGAAAATAGTCCGTGA
- the LOC131428510 gene encoding A-kinase anchor protein 17A isoform X3 → MEKMRQMIIPDKFAILKIRFLSKVSKSTVGFIRFEGELEDRSKMRHVLGRLDGRPIRLAGFSESVKLRASEAKDDFPTRHDWDSFFRDARNMDEMKPGERPDTVHFSNLPIKWFCPRHQENDNDAKPSESIFKRIFERFGDVRCVDIPICDPYRAQMKSHMSGMQKFNFEQEMYFEGYVQFSEYVGFVKAMDEFRGMKLVRKEGDKNMAVSISVDFDRTKHLSDSSIKKRKVVRERLIAVDREKEEEEKKRVAEEEAKKERERKRQEDLRKADELKRMQREQRRKEKHLQKLRQRETDEISVKILQEERKLMETQRKLESIRLLDALFDRIKVKQTLLAGKTVKEDTAAKVSGLTNKKADKMKAAQEKEMVKLRQRVKSVKDGNLLKNFLGTTGRTSVARSRSPSINTISSDDSILNDHPMDARKKKKKKMSDSDLSSTNSEESDKNEDEETHDEAAVAAVAYPPGPPALPPGAYPGMYPGFDWAAMSYAYAYDPFYAQRAGYYANAMAYRGFRGAPRAPRFPRGRGRGVYRGRGYDYYREKDDYGDYDYNERERERDRNRSRTRSYSRSRSRSRSRSRRRRTRSRSRSRSRDRSRSRGSRSRSRSSRSRSRSSSRSRSNRRSRTRSERSRSNSRRSESKSLKTVQASKPTSKHLASTIRNTRSRSKSHSRTRSKSRSRSRYRHRSKNRHRSHHRRTHSKEQEDEPVPESFKKHRIVLQTDKLVKSAKEIEEEVREHIRKQQEEEERQQNEIISNDTEAHTAVEMVETSNKKSKNSHESRTRSSSKRRTRSKSVEKRLSKRRSRSKSKTPANSSVKRRQRKDSARSPEKSSRGKHRRDSTSSTSSEKVERGQNHSSEIKRNRKGRSNSQRSDRRRTNRSKDSPRRRENSP, encoded by the exons ATGGAGAAAATGCGTCAGATGATTATACCCGACAAATTTGCGATTCTAAAG ATTCGTTTTTTATCAAAGGTATCCAAAAGCACTGTCGGTTTCATTCGTTTCGAGGGAGAGCTAGAGGATCGTAGCAAAATGCGTCATGTTTTAGGACGACTTGATGGGCGGCCTATTCGTTTGGCCGGATTCAGTGAATCGGTAAAGTTGAGAGCATCGGAAGCGAAAGACGATTTCCCGACTCGGCATGATTGGGATTCGTTCTTTCGCGATGCTCGAAACATGGATGAAATGAAACCAGGCGAGCGCCCGGACACCGTTCACTTTTCCAATCTGCCGATCAAGTGGTTTTGTCCTAGACACCAGGAGAATGACAACGATGCTAAGCCAAGCGAAAGCATTTTCAAGCGAATATTCGAAAGGTTTGGTGACGTTCGCTGTGTGGATATTCCTATTTGTGACCCATACCGAGCACAAATGAAATCGCACATGTCTGGAATGCAGAAGTTCAATTTTGAGCAGGAGATGTATTTTGAGGG ATACGTTCAATTCAGTGAGTATGTGGGATTCGTGAAGGCAATGGATGAATTTCGCGGCATGAAGCTGGTACGAAAGGAAGGCGACAAAAACATGGCAGTATCCATTTCAGTTGACTTCGATCGCACCAAACATCTGAGTGATTCATCAatcaaaaaacgaaaagtggtccGCGAACGTTTGATTGCGGTTGATCGAgaaaaggaagaagaagaaaaaaagagaGTCGCTGAGGAGGAAGCCAAGAAAGAACGCGAAAG AAAGCGCCAGGAGGATCTGCGTAAAGCGGACGAACTCAAGCGAATGCAACGCGAGCAGCGTCGAAAGGAGAAGCATTTGCAGAAACTACGGCAGCGCGAAACCGACGAGATTAGCGTGAAAATACTTCAAGAAGAGCGGAAGTTGATGGAGACGCAGCGAAAACTGGAGAGTATTCGATTGCTGGATGCCCTTTTTGATAGAATAAAG GTAAAACAAACCTTACTCGCGGGTAAAACAGTCAAAGAAGACACTGCCGCTAAAGTTTCTGGACTGACTAATAAAAAAGCTGATAAGATGAAAGCAGCTCAGGAAAAAGAAATGGTGAAATTGCGGCAACGAGTAAAAAGTGTTAAAGACGGTAATTTGCTAAAAAATTTTCTGGGAACTACGGGTCGCACTTCTGTTGCCCGGTCTCGGTCGCCTAGCATTAATACTATCAGTTCGGACGATAGTATACTGAATGACCATCCCATGGACGcaaggaagaagaaaaagaagaaaatgtCTGATTCTGACCTTAGTTCAACGAACTCAGAAGAATCCGATAAAAATGAAGACGAAGAGACTCACGATGAAGccgctgttgctgctgttgcatATCCTCCCGGCCCTCCAGCATTACCACCGGGAGCCTACCCCGGAATGTATCCAGGATTCGATTGGGCAGCAATGAGCTACGCTTATGCATACGATCCATTCTATGCTCAGCGTGCTGGGTATTATGCAAATGCTATGGCATACCGTGGATTTCGGGGTGCTCCACGAGCGCCAAGATTTCCCAGAGGACGCGGTAGAGGTGTTTACCGTGGTCGTGGTTACGACTACTATCGCGAAAAAGATGATTATGGTGACTACGATTACAATGAGCGTGAGCGTGAACGGGATCGAAATCGGTCAAGAACAAGATCTTATTCGAGATCAAGATCTAGATCTCGATCAAGATCCCGTCGTAGAAGAACACGCAGCAGAAGTCGGAGCCGTTCTCGCGATCGAAGCAGATCTCGGGGCTCCCGAAGTCGATCCCGGTCTTCGAGATCCAGATCTAGGTCGAGTTCAAGATCTAGATCTAATCGACGGTCCAGAACAAGATCAGAACGATCACGTTCAAATTCCCGTCGTTCGGAATCAAAATCATTGAAAACGGTGCAAGCGTCTAAACCTACGTCAAAGCATCTTGCTTCTACAATAAGAAACACGCGATCGCGATCTAAATCTCACTCTAGAACACGATCTAAGTCGCGATCCAGGTCCAGATATCGCCACCGTTCAAAAAATCGCCATCGCTCGCATCATCGCCGTACTCATTCAAAGGAACAGGAAGATGAACCCGTTCCCGAATCGTTCAAAAAGCATCGAATTGTACTGCAAACAGATAAATTAGTGAAAAGTGCAAAAGAAATAGAGGAAGAAGTACGAGAACATATTCGTAAACAGCAGGAAGAGGAAGAGCGTCAACAGAACGAAATAATATCAAATGATACCGAAGCACATACTGCAGTAGAAATGGTAGAAACTAGCAATAAAAAGTCTAAGAACTCGCATGAATCACGTACACGATCTTCATCGAAGAGACGGACGCGATCGAAGTCAGTCGAAAAACGGTTATCCAAACGACGTTCCAGATCAAAAAGCAAAACTCCAGCGAATTCTTCGGTCAAACGAAGACAACGGAAGGATTCTGCCAGATCGCCGGAGAAAAGTTCCCGAGGAAAGCATCGGCGTGATTCAACATCATCCACATCTTCTGAGAAGGTCGAAAGAGGTCAAAATCATAGTAGTGAAATCAAACGAAACAGAAAAGGGCGCTCGAACTCACAGCGTTCTGATCGAAGGCGTACGAATCGTTCGAAGGACAGTCCAAGACGACGCGAAAATAGTCCGTGA
- the LOC131430825 gene encoding chromatin assembly factor 1 p55 subunit, translating to MADRGDGAEAFDDAVEERVINEEYKIWKKNTPFLYDLVMTHALEWPSLTAQWLPDVTKPEGKDYSVHRLILGTHTSDEQNHLLIASVQLPNEDAQFDASHYDNEKGEFGGFGSVSGKIEIEIKINHEGEVNRARYMPQNPCVIATKTPSSDVLVFDYTKHPSKPEPSGECHPDLRLRGHQKEGYGLSWNPNLNGYLLSASDDHTICLWDINATPKEHRIIDAKNIFTGHTAVVEDVAWHLLHESLFGSVADDQKLMIWDTRCNNTSKPSHTVDAHTAEVNCLSFNPYSEFILATGSADKTVALWDLRNLKLKLHSFESHKDEIFQVQWSPHNDTILASSGTDRRLHVWDLSKIGEEQSAEDTEDGPPELLFIHGGHTAKISDFSWNPNEPWVICSVSEDNIMQVWQMAENIYNDEEPDVPASEIEAGAP from the exons ATGGCAGATCGCGGAGACGGAG CTGAAGCCTTTGATGATGCGGTTGAAGAACGGGTCATTAATGAAGAGTACAAGATATGGAAGAAGAATACACCTTTTCTGTACGACCTTGTAATGACTCATGCGCTGGAATGGCCGTCATTGACTGCTCAATGGTTGCCGGATGTGACTAAACCGGAAGGCAAGGATTACTCCGTCCATAGACTGATTTTAGGTACGCATACCTCTGATGAACAGAATCATCTGCTGATTGCTAGTGTGCAGCTGCCAAACGAAGATGCCCAATTCGATGCCAGTCATTATGACAACGAAAAGGGTGAGTTTGGCGGATTTGGATCAGTCTCCGGGAAAATTGAAATAGAAATCAAGATTAACCACGAAGGAGAAGTAAATAGGGCCAGATACATGCCGCAGAATCCTTGTGTGATTGCTACTAAAACGCCGTCTAGTGATGTCCTCGTGTTTGACTACACTAAACATCCCAGCAAACCTGAACCTAGTGGAGAATGTCATCCAGATTTGCGTCTTAGAGGACACCAGAAAGAAGGCTACGGCTTGTCATGGAATCCAAACCTTAATGGGTATTTGTTGTCTGCCAGCGATGATCATACTATTTGCTTGTGGGATATCAACGCTACTCCAAAAGAACATCGAATAATCGATGCGAAAAACATTTTCACTGGACATACTGCTGTTGTTGAAGATGTCGCATGGCATTTATTGCACGAATCCTTATTTGGTTCTGTGGCGGATGACCAGAAGCTTATGATTTGGGATACTCGTTGTAATAACACTTCGAAACCATCGCACACGGTCGATGCTCACACAGCCGAGGTCAATTGTCTTAGCTTCAATCCTTACTCTGAGTTTATCCTGGCTACGGGTTCAGCAGATAAAACAGTCGCGTTGTGGGACCTTCGCAACCTGAAACTTAAATTGCATTCATTCGAGTCGCACAAGGACGAAATTTTCCAGGTTCAGTGGTCGCCACATAATGATACCATTTTAGCATCATCGGGTACAGACCGCCGTTTACACGTATGGGATTTATCCAAAATTGGTGAGGAACAGAGCGCTGAGGATACAGAAGATGGTCCACCTGAATTGTTGTTCATTCATGGTGGACATACAGCTAAAATTTCGGATTTCTCGTGGAACCCGAATGAGCCGTGGGTCATCTGCTCAGTTTCAGAGGATAACATTATGCAAGTGTGGCAAATGGCTGAAAACATCTATAATGACGAAGAACCAGATGTACCAGCCAGTGAAATTGAAGCTGGCGCaccttaa